The following proteins are encoded in a genomic region of Diabrotica virgifera virgifera chromosome 1, PGI_DIABVI_V3a:
- the LOC114337703 gene encoding alpha-lactalbumin, with protein MKILTIFLYALAILCASQAKIFKRCEVVHKLEKHGVPDWQIPTFTCLAKWESKYDSEKLDYKTGRHGIFQISEKVWCSPVDYPGLLCETTCDNFRDNSLGDDIKCALKMYQESKTVTGVGYAAWDSYWPYCASGDNMEYIRYCY; from the exons ATGAAAATCTTAACAATTTTCCTTTACGCTCTGGCAATTTTGTGTGCTTCGCAAGCAAAGATTTTCAAACGATGTGAAGTCGTTCATAAGTTGGAGAAACATGGTGTGCCAGATTGGCAAATACCGACTTTTACTTGCCTAGCGAAGTGGGAATCAAAATACGACTCAGAAAAACTTGATTACAAAACTGGAAGGCACGGAATTTTTCAAATCAGTGAGAAAGTGTG GTGCTCACCTGTTGACTACCCTGGGTTGTTATGTGAAACTACTTGCGACAATTTTAGAGATAATAGCCTTGGAGATGATATAAAATGCGCACTGAAAATGTACCAGGAAAGCAAAACGGTTACCGGAGTTGGATACGCTGCGTGGGATTCATACTGGCCATATTGCGCAAGTGGAGATAACATGGAATATATTCGATATTGTTATTAA